Below is a window of Acidaminococcales bacterium DNA.
CATCGATTTCAGCACAGTACTCTTGAATCCGGGCAACGATATGGAGGTTCTTGTTATGCTCCGCCATACAACGGCACCTCCTCGTCGCGTATTGCTTGGTAGAAAGAATCCCGGATATTCTCAGTCAATACCACGTCCACTTCGCGGCCCAGGGCTTCTTCCAGATCAAGCCGCAGGGCGGCAATGTCATATAAATTACGAATGTTTCCTCCGACGATACGGAAGTCCAAGTCGCTGTTTTCGTCGGCGTCTCCCCTCGCGTAAGAACCAAAAAGGTAAACGCTTTGAATGCCATATCTGGGCGCGATGGCGCCGACAGCTTTTTTTATCTCGTTCCGATCTAACATATTCAAGATCTCCCTTCCCAGAAGCGGTCATCGAACAGCGTGTGCTGTCGGGGTTCGATGACCGGGTTCTCGCAAAGCGCGTACATGAGCGCCTTGCGCCAGCCCCTGCGGTCTTTGAGTTCTCCCGTCGCCGCGTTGGTCATCGTGTAGAGCCACCAGCGCTCCTCCGGCATAAGCCCTTTCCAGTTTCGCACGGCTGTCGTGATGACGGACGGGTCGCAGTCCTCGATAGCCCAAAGAAGCGCCATCATTTCTTTGCCGAACAGCCGTTCAACAGGCGCGCCGCCTACGGCGGGAAACTTGCCGATTTTTAGGCCGTCTTTTTTCAGGCGGGCATTAAACTCGTTTGCAAGCGCGGTCTTGACCTGGCTCCATTTGTGCTTGGATATCTCAATCCTCAGCACGTCCGCATCGGTTAAAATCTGCTCGTCGCCCTGCGTCCAGGAGTATCGTTCGTATATTTGTATCGGCGGGGAAACCGCGTTTGGAGGTTTCGGGCGCGACAGCACAAAGAAATGGTTCTCGCTTTGCGCCGGGTCTACGCCGAAGCCGTAGGTTCGCTTTTTCATTGTTATTTGAAAGTTCCATTTTTATAAAGCTCGCTCGCGTCGAGTTTGTTTATCTCGACCCATTGTTTGAACGCCGCGCCTGTGGCAAACAGTATCGTTTTGTATTCGAACTCAACCTCGACTTCTTTTCCGGCAAAGGCTGTTTCACGGATAAGATCAGCCATTGACTGTAAATTATCCGTATCCCAAGACACTTTGGCCGTCGTAATTTCCATATAGTTGTCAGGG
It encodes the following:
- a CDS encoding nucleotidyltransferase domain-containing protein is translated as MLDRNEIKKAVGAIAPRYGIQSVYLFGSYARGDADENSDLDFRIVGGNIRNLYDIAALRLDLEEALGREVDVVLTENIRDSFYQAIRDEEVPLYGGA
- a CDS encoding DUF3780 domain-containing protein; protein product: MKKRTYGFGVDPAQSENHFFVLSRPKPPNAVSPPIQIYERYSWTQGDEQILTDADVLRIEISKHKWSQVKTALANEFNARLKKDGLKIGKFPAVGGAPVERLFGKEMMALLWAIEDCDPSVITTAVRNWKGLMPEERWWLYTMTNAATGELKDRRGWRKALMYALCENPVIEPRQHTLFDDRFWEGRS